The genomic interval CTTCTTTTATCTTCTTTGCCAATACTATCTGATCAATATACCCTATTAGCGATTCAGGAATTTCTTCTGTTTCCGTAACAAAATCCAAGCTATTATTATCGCCCAAGGAAAAAGCCTTATATTCATCCATCATTATATTCGCCTCAGATTTTGGGCTATCATCCTTATAATTATTTATACGATATATTATCTGCTCCTTTATTTCTTCTTTAGAATATTTAAGCTTTTTACCTATTTGGCTAAATTCTATAAAAAATTGTAATTTGTTTTCATCTTTTATATCTAATTCTCTAAGCTGACTATCATACTTGTTTAATTCCTTTTGAATAGCATCGCTCCAAGGTGGAATAGACAACGCACTTATAAGATTAGGATAATATATATTGGTACTACCTCGTTGAACTGTTCTAAGTGGCTCTGTGCATAAATTTTTATCTTTATCTCTTAACCATGGTCTATTTCCACTACACGGATATCCTTTCAATGAATTCTTTGAAAAACTATATTTCATGCTCCTACTTCTCCCACAGGTTTTACACCATATTACAATACTATCAAGTCCTCCAGTTTCTTTCCTATAAAACAAACGTAAATCTGGATTTTCACAATCAGTTTCTCCCTGATGAACCCACCAATCATAAGGAAAATCTTCTATATGCCCATTTTCACAGGCTACAACAAATCTTGAAGGAATTAAACTTCTATTTCCACATATGGGACACTTCAATACATTGTTAAACTTAAAAATCTTATAGTTCCCAATCTTACCACAACTTTCTCTTGAACATATTAAAGTTTCTGGAAATCGAAAAGCCGGTATATCTCTTGACTTTGCATAAGGATTACTTAATGTTTTATCTTGAGTTTGTGGTTTAACAAAATAATCTACTTCTAATAATTTTTGAAGATTGACTTCCTGTATTATATATTCTTCATCATGCTCATTTTTCCAAAAATCTGTTCCAGCTATTATCACAGAAGCTTTGGGGAGATCTACCAATGAACCACAGCCAAAAGTGGTTATCATTTGAGTCTGTCTAACTTCACCTACTACTTTTTTTGTTTTCTTTTTATTTGAATACAAGTTCATTCTAATCATCCTCCAAATATATATTACATTGAAGATCAACATTCCTCATGGAATTTAATGTCCTAAAAGCAACATCTTCCTCATGGCTTGTCCCCAAAAGAGGCTTCCCTCTTCCATATTTATCATAGGATAAAACTTCACTGTTTTTTACCTCAGTTTCCCAAAGCTCTTTAATCATTTCTATTTCTTCTATAGTTTCATAATAATCTTTTGTTTTTCCTACAACTTTTTCTGCTCTTTCTATTATATAGTCTTCTATTTCTTTTAGATTTTCATCATCAGCCCTAAAATTATCTGCATCATCCCTTCCCCGTAAATAAGATACAGTTTGACGACACATGCTTATATACGTAGCATGTAATGCCTTATTTCTTGCTCCCATAGAAAAAGGTGTCAAACTATTTGGCTCTACATATTTATATATGGACGAATGGAAATCATTAAATTGTTCATAATGAGATCTTTCTCTAGTTCTAGATGTATTATATATAACCACTACCAATCCTGGGTTTTGTCTACCTACTCTGCTAGAAGCTTGAATGTATTCTGAATTAGATTTAGGCTGACCAGTCATAGCCATTAGCCCTAGCCTATCTATATCTATCCCTACAGATATCATATTAGATGCTAGTACATAGTCAAAAGCATTAGAATCATCTTCTTTATAGCTATTCTCTAGCCCCTTTAATATTTCAGCTATCTTGGCTGAACTTTTCCTACTCGTTAGTTCTTCTAAAGTATCACATCTCTCTTTAGATGTAAAAGTTGGAGTCAAATCTTTAAATTTTTTATTGTATAAAAAAGAATATCTTTCTTGAACATTGTCATATACCTGATTTACTGCCGCACCTAGTTCTCGCAAACTATTAAAATATCCAAGTATAGTCCAATAATTATCTATTACTTCAGGTCTATATCCCGCGTCTATTAAATATCTAGTTGCAAATTGCAAACATCCATATACTCTTATCAATATAGTTGTAGGAGTTTTACTTGGGGATAATATGCCTATATATTTTCTTCCAGGCTTTTCTTCTAAATTTGCCTCTATTGCAAAATAGGAATCTTTAATGTCTATTCCTTGAGAAGGGAACAATCTACAATCCCTACCATATAAGGCCAATACTTGGGACTCTGCATTCCCAATGGTTGCCGTAGAAGCAATTAACTTTGGTTTTTTACTATCTTTCATACAAAAATAATCTATAGCTGTCTCATATAATCCAGTTATAGTTCCCAAGGGTCCTGTAATCAGATGAAGTTCATCTTGTATTATAAGTTCTGGAGAATCATAATCTGTATTAATTCCAAATATATTCCCCATTTTAGGCTCCCATGTCATTCTTGCAAACTTATCTACTGTAGATATAATCAATGTTGGTTTTTTCTCATATATATCATCATCGATTAAATAGATGGGCGCCCCTCTATTGTTTCTACACTCACTATTAGGGCAGTATATTGTCATTCCATCTTCGTTTATCATGTAATCAGATGGTTTAATCTGACTACCACATATAGGACATTCTAATAATTGGCAAGGGTTTCCATCCCCCTCTTTTAATACATTAAGCCCATCAGAATTTATTTTATCTAAATTTATTCTAGCAACATCTAAAGTATTAGGAGTCATCCCGCTTCCTACAAATAATCCAATACTAATTTTTTCTTTTCCTAAAAGCTCTTCTTTTTCTTCTCTTATCTCATCACAACAACAAATTAGAGCCGCAGCTCTCTCAAATTGTTGTATAGTCAATAATCTAAGAGTATATCTCATAATAACCGTTACCCCTGCTCCTTTGTCTTTATACTTTATTCTCCTTAAAAATATGACAAATGCAGCTACTCCCAAATAGGCTTCAGTTTTCCCTCCACCTGTAGGAAACCAAAGTATGTCAACTATATTCCTATAATCACTATTTTGATTAGCCATAGAATCAATTTCTAACAATATAAATGCTAATTGAAATGGATACCAGTTTATTTCTTCATAGTTGATATTTTTGCCTTTTTTCTTTAAATAATAAACCCTTTGCCTTAACATGGCTTCATTGGCTAGTTGAAAAGCAGAAAATATATCCTTGTCCTCCAACAATTCTATCCCTTTTTTTATTCTATTAGATGTTTCTTTACACATTTTAAGATTCTTTATAGCCATATGTTGCAGCCTATCTTCTACTGCTTTAGATTTTATTTTTTGTTCTCCTATCCATTCATCGTAAGATTCTACCAATTCTAGCAATTTACTGATAACTTCCTTTTGAGAACCATTTGCTAAAAATTTCATCTCCACCACTTTGGTATTTACCTTTAACTGTGGTTTCATCTGTTTAAGTTCAAAGGAAGGAATGAAACTAGATTTTACTTTATAACATCCATATTCATTGGTTTCATAAGCTACTGCACAGCCATGACCTATGGCATAATTCTTATTGTTTCCATATAACATATCCAAATTTTGCTGTTCTTCACTTTCTTCTACTTGTACTAGCATCCTTTTAGTTGCAAATATTGGAGATTTCTCATCTACTGCCATAATATCCATGCCTACTTGAAAAAAAGAATTGGAATCATCTTTTACCATGTTTTTTTGACCTATATATGTGTTAACTAAAACTACAGTTATTGTTTTAGACTTATCTTCATAAACATTATGCAAATGTACTTGTAGGGATAATCCCTCATCTACTTCTATTTCTTTAACTATATTAATATCTTCTAATTTAATGGTTCTTTCTTCCTTATGGACTATTCTCTTCCATTTTTGTTTCTTAATAAACTTTTCTTCCCCATCCTTATTTATGATTTCAGTCTCTTCGTTCATATGATATTTACTATACTGTATTTTTACTTTTATTTTATCTACTCCTGCCTTTATTGTAGTAGATATGGCAAAAGAAGAAGGTTTGTATAAATTGCTAAAAGATATGCCATCTTCTATATCCATAGGCATATCTTGCCCTTCTTCAAAATTTGCTACTTCTTTCAAATCCTTAATTTCATCAATATCAAATTCATCTATCTCTATATCTTTCGGAAACAGTATGCCTATTGAATAATATAGAGATGGACTTTCATCTATAATTTCATCTTCTTTTACCGGTCCATAAAGATCTTTCCTAATTAAATCTTCAATAAAATTCCTAGCCTCATAATATTCATCAAATTTCATCTTTCAACCTCCTAATATGTAGTTTTATATCTACACTTTCCAAATCCAGTTAAAGTGATACCATTCCAAAGACCCCTTGAAATATATTCATTAGATTCTTCCATTATAGATTCTCTATCTAAAACATAAGTACATATTTCATCAATATAAACATCTGTAATAGTTGGAGGAAAAAATTTTGCTTCCTTGCTGGGTATTCTATAATTTTCCCTAAGTACGCCATAAAATTCAGCCAAAAACTCATTGGACATTTTCCCTATTTTTATATCTTCATGATAAATATCATATCCTACTGCCATCCCATTTTTTTCAACTAATCTTAAAACCACCTCGTCATTTTTAGCTATATTATTTAATATATATTTTTGATTAAATTCTACATCTGATTTTAACCCTAAAAATGTATCTGATACAAAACTTAATGTATCTATATCTTTTTCCCTACCTACTTCTATTGATACAAGCGTGTGTTTTTTCTTATTAAAATTCCAATAAGTTTCATACCATCGACCCCTGCCATTATTGTCATTTGACTTTTTAATACGATTTCTTTCTCCCAAACTAATTGTATACATTTCTTCCCTTGGTCTAGTCAATGCTACATAATATATCTTATTTTCATCTTCTATATTTTCTGAATCTTCTTCCACAAATATGTTATCATTCAACAGTATTACTCTTTCGAATTCTCGACCTTTTGCTCTGTGAATGGTAGAAACCTCCACTTTACTTTCCCGATTTATGCAAAGGTTTTCATACATGTGCTTTTTATATGATAATTTAAACGACAACTCTTCTACATCCAATTTTGAAGATTTTCCTTCTTCTATCTCCTTTAAAATATCCCATCTATGTTGAACTTCATTTTCTTCCAAATTCAATATAAATTTGCACTTCTCATTAAATTTTTGATAAGATATAAGTTTTTCACTGCCACTAAAGCATTCTCCTATCCATCTGTCCAATACTTTAAAATTCGCTGATTTTAACAATTTATGTCCTATCCCCTGATTGCTTAATTGATTTGAAACCTTCAATGCTTGTCCATTGTTTCTACATAGAAAACTAATTTTATCATGTTTAAAATTTTCTATAGTATTACTTATTTTATAAGTCTTACCTAAATGCTTAAATGAATCTAGTCTTTCTAGAATTAATTCTTTTTGCCTTGTTGATGAATCTTCTAATATAGATTCTCTTATCTCTTCAGTTATCATTGCTAAATTTTGTTCTTGTCTAAAATTATGTTTTAACTCATAACATTTCAAATCTTCTAAATAACTTGTAAGTATCCAATTATAAAAAGCATTAGTATCCATTTCATTGAGTTTATCTTTTACTTGATAATTGTAAATTGATTGACAAGTATCTCCAAATAGAGTAAAACCACAATTAGATGTTTCTAATATGGTTTTAACTAGACGAGCCCTCACTCCTACTAAATCTTGTATTTCATCTATTATAATATGTTTATAATTCATAAGAACATCTGGATTTTTCTTCATCAATTCTATAGCTATTTCTATCCTCTCATCATATTCTTTTCCTTTCAAATCCATTTCTGGTTCTAAGAATTTAATCAAATAAGTAGCAAAAGAATCAAATGTTCTTACATCTAACATATTTAATCTATATAAATTTCTATCCTGGAATACATTTTTAGACAATCTATCGTTGATTTCTCCTATGGCTGTTCTAGAAAAGCAAAG from Sporanaerobacter acetigenes DSM 13106 carries:
- a CDS encoding UvrD-helicase domain-containing protein is translated as MKRSNLTLKSNIYVRTRELDKDKNFHKHVLDKEAIKSLIYYGSLNEYSDLTPNQREIMEKGASCSYNKDEIPYGLVEDKNGELHWECRCENIDCKIFYTCRPELSKKDIEDIREDLPIEEEKEEDIINLATIRRIKDEEVKAEISATIQEAHIGPLPRKDDVEIEEIIQKKAISIETKDMIPLVRGEEVEQERIVTSSVEDRIFVNAGPGTGKTHTLINRIKYITVEEQSVEPQELMVLCFSRTAIGEINDRLSKNVFQDRNLYRLNMLDVRTFDSFATYLIKFLEPEMDLKGKEYDERIEIAIELMKKNPDVLMNYKHIIIDEIQDLVGVRARLVKTILETSNCGFTLFGDTCQSIYNYQVKDKLNEMDTNAFYNWILTSYLEDLKCYELKHNFRQEQNLAMITEEIRESILEDSSTRQKELILERLDSFKHLGKTYKISNTIENFKHDKISFLCRNNGQALKVSNQLSNQGIGHKLLKSANFKVLDRWIGECFSGSEKLISYQKFNEKCKFILNLEENEVQHRWDILKEIEEGKSSKLDVEELSFKLSYKKHMYENLCINRESKVEVSTIHRAKGREFERVILLNDNIFVEEDSENIEDENKIYYVALTRPREEMYTISLGERNRIKKSNDNNGRGRWYETYWNFNKKKHTLVSIEVGREKDIDTLSFVSDTFLGLKSDVEFNQKYILNNIAKNDEVVLRLVEKNGMAVGYDIYHEDIKIGKMSNEFLAEFYGVLRENYRIPSKEAKFFPPTITDVYIDEICTYVLDRESIMEESNEYISRGLWNGITLTGFGKCRYKTTY
- a CDS encoding helicase-related protein, whose protein sequence is MKFDEYYEARNFIEDLIRKDLYGPVKEDEIIDESPSLYYSIGILFPKDIEIDEFDIDEIKDLKEVANFEEGQDMPMDIEDGISFSNLYKPSSFAISTTIKAGVDKIKVKIQYSKYHMNEETEIINKDGEEKFIKKQKWKRIVHKEERTIKLEDINIVKEIEVDEGLSLQVHLHNVYEDKSKTITVVLVNTYIGQKNMVKDDSNSFFQVGMDIMAVDEKSPIFATKRMLVQVEESEEQQNLDMLYGNNKNYAIGHGCAVAYETNEYGCYKVKSSFIPSFELKQMKPQLKVNTKVVEMKFLANGSQKEVISKLLELVESYDEWIGEQKIKSKAVEDRLQHMAIKNLKMCKETSNRIKKGIELLEDKDIFSAFQLANEAMLRQRVYYLKKKGKNINYEEINWYPFQLAFILLEIDSMANQNSDYRNIVDILWFPTGGGKTEAYLGVAAFVIFLRRIKYKDKGAGVTVIMRYTLRLLTIQQFERAAALICCCDEIREEKEELLGKEKISIGLFVGSGMTPNTLDVARINLDKINSDGLNVLKEGDGNPCQLLECPICGSQIKPSDYMINEDGMTIYCPNSECRNNRGAPIYLIDDDIYEKKPTLIISTVDKFARMTWEPKMGNIFGINTDYDSPELIIQDELHLITGPLGTITGLYETAIDYFCMKDSKKPKLIASTATIGNAESQVLALYGRDCRLFPSQGIDIKDSYFAIEANLEEKPGRKYIGILSPSKTPTTILIRVYGCLQFATRYLIDAGYRPEVIDNYWTILGYFNSLRELGAAVNQVYDNVQERYSFLYNKKFKDLTPTFTSKERCDTLEELTSRKSSAKIAEILKGLENSYKEDDSNAFDYVLASNMISVGIDIDRLGLMAMTGQPKSNSEYIQASSRVGRQNPGLVVVIYNTSRTRERSHYEQFNDFHSSIYKYVEPNSLTPFSMGARNKALHATYISMCRQTVSYLRGRDDADNFRADDENLKEIEDYIIERAEKVVGKTKDYYETIEEIEMIKELWETEVKNSEVLSYDKYGRGKPLLGTSHEEDVAFRTLNSMRNVDLQCNIYLEDD
- the drmB gene encoding DUF1998 domain-containing protein — encoded protein: MNLYSNKKKTKKVVGEVRQTQMITTFGCGSLVDLPKASVIIAGTDFWKNEHDEEYIIQEVNLQKLLEVDYFVKPQTQDKTLSNPYAKSRDIPAFRFPETLICSRESCGKIGNYKIFKFNNVLKCPICGNRSLIPSRFVVACENGHIEDFPYDWWVHQGETDCENPDLRLFYRKETGGLDSIVIWCKTCGRSRSMKYSFSKNSLKGYPCSGNRPWLRDKDKNLCTEPLRTVQRGSTNIYYPNLISALSIPPWSDAIQKELNKYDSQLRELDIKDENKLQFFIEFSQIGKKLKYSKEEIKEQIIYRINNYKDDSPKSEANIMMDEYKAFSLGDNNSLDFVTETEEIPESLIGYIDQIVLAKKIKEVVVLTGFRRIKPGDEFENDNSKVAPLSNKRKNWLPAVEFWGEGIFIKFNKERIRKWEENDQVIKRIEILEHNKERAKFKCNKFSPRYVLLHTFSHLLIRQITLQCGYSASALKERIYTTQVYENRKYEMEGVLIYTASPDSEGSLGGLVSQGGGKNLEKTIKKALDQARWCSSDPLCIQSGGQGLNSLNLAACHSCTLLPETSCEMRNLFLDRATIIGKLENKDIGYFGRFF